From Thalassococcus sp. S3, one genomic window encodes:
- a CDS encoding alpha/beta fold hydrolase encodes MSADHAQRARGGEVARENGASAEEIIHLIYDTAIDNSLWPEMVLKVHDSFEQDEAESGAAPARLQDLQVHFAKGLQISERMLALQERSDLQDRLLDNIALRVELFGHDGERFGVLGSAPEAGVISHATAPTFVLDAERVRELGLPPRVAYARIGFTQAPEDIAARLGRDLALRPSRQKLLAGFLRHGNLRRTAEEQGWSYETARTYFKALCEEAGVSGQVDLLRLLLLNPARVLKAPLIKPSIPEIRRLIDRPDDGVIEVFQLGREDAYPIVHFDALSGGAIDLLNCPERYQPLLDALGARIVLPCRPGHFLSGFQQLSGASGYANDLKIVCDALGIDRFSILAYSFGSVAALGAAAGLPERVDRVTLASVCYPDFVATDWRDRDFFYQMTHIIGRRWPGLHRRVIPFLTKSVLQNVDSYARRAAAQARCAHEKAILLDPVVIARSRAMLEERIAQGMEGLIQESRIAAQALDFELSDLQMPVELFHGGCDQVHPLDGARALADQLPNARLTELPERGHAFIYAEWDWLLRAAIAAEFVVPPPSRRGMLLDGH; translated from the coding sequence ATGTCGGCCGATCACGCCCAGAGGGCGCGCGGGGGTGAGGTTGCCCGGGAGAACGGCGCGTCCGCCGAAGAGATCATTCACCTAATCTACGACACCGCGATCGATAATTCGCTTTGGCCGGAGATGGTGCTAAAGGTCCATGACAGCTTTGAGCAGGATGAGGCAGAGAGCGGCGCGGCACCGGCCCGATTGCAGGATCTGCAGGTGCATTTCGCCAAAGGTCTGCAAATCTCAGAACGGATGCTGGCCCTGCAGGAGCGGAGCGATCTGCAGGACCGTTTACTAGACAATATAGCGCTACGGGTGGAGCTGTTCGGCCATGATGGGGAGCGCTTTGGTGTGCTCGGATCCGCCCCCGAGGCGGGCGTGATCAGCCACGCAACGGCACCCACCTTTGTCCTCGATGCGGAACGGGTACGTGAGCTTGGCTTGCCCCCACGGGTTGCATACGCCCGGATCGGCTTTACTCAAGCCCCCGAAGACATCGCCGCCCGTCTCGGGCGAGATCTGGCCTTGCGCCCGTCTCGGCAAAAACTGCTGGCGGGGTTTCTGCGGCATGGGAATCTGCGGCGCACGGCCGAAGAACAGGGGTGGAGCTACGAGACCGCTCGCACGTATTTCAAAGCCCTTTGCGAGGAGGCGGGCGTGAGTGGTCAGGTCGACCTACTGCGTCTGCTTCTGCTGAACCCCGCACGGGTTCTTAAGGCACCCCTCATCAAACCTAGTATACCGGAGATCCGACGACTAATAGACCGCCCCGATGACGGGGTAATCGAGGTGTTTCAGCTCGGTCGCGAGGATGCATATCCAATCGTGCATTTCGACGCGCTGTCCGGCGGTGCCATTGATCTGCTGAATTGCCCCGAACGGTATCAACCACTCCTAGATGCGCTCGGCGCGCGGATCGTTCTTCCGTGTCGGCCGGGCCATTTCCTATCGGGTTTTCAACAATTGTCCGGCGCCAGTGGCTACGCCAATGACCTGAAGATCGTCTGCGATGCCTTGGGGATCGACCGGTTTTCCATCCTTGCCTATTCCTTCGGATCCGTCGCAGCGCTTGGCGCAGCCGCCGGTCTGCCGGAAAGGGTGGATCGTGTGACGCTGGCATCGGTCTGCTATCCGGATTTCGTGGCGACCGATTGGCGGGACCGGGACTTCTTCTATCAGATGACACATATCATCGGGCGCCGATGGCCGGGACTTCATCGGCGCGTCATCCCATTCTTGACGAAATCGGTTTTGCAGAATGTAGACAGCTATGCGCGGCGCGCGGCGGCACAGGCGCGCTGTGCGCATGAAAAGGCGATCCTTCTTGATCCTGTCGTTATTGCCAGATCCCGCGCCATGCTGGAGGAACGGATCGCGCAGGGTATGGAAGGGCTGATTCAGGAGTCTCGCATCGCTGCGCAAGCACTAGATTTTGAGCTCTCCGACCTTCAGATGCCTGTTGAACTTTTCCACGGCGGTTGCGATCAGGTCCACCCGCTGGACGGAGCGCGCGCTCTCGCAGACCAACTGCCGAACGCGCGGCTAACGGAATTACCTGAAAGGGGCCACGCCTTCATCTATGCCGAATGGGATTGGCTGCTGCGCGCCGCGATCGCTGCGGAATTTGTTGTTCCACCACCGAGCAGGCGTGGAATGTTGCTGGATGGGCATTGA
- a CDS encoding M48 family metalloprotease, protein MTALFMGVGYLVGGASGALIAFVVAAATNLWAWWRSDQAVLKMHDARPLGSNDSYGLHNMTREMVERAGLPMPALYVIDTPQPNAFATGRNPENAAVAVTAGLIGNLSRDEVAGVIAHELAHIQNRDTLVMTISATLAGAVSMLANFALLLGGRRDSGLGIAGLLVMTVLSPLAAALVQAAISRTREFEADWDGAAICGHPKWLASALHKIGQLAGRIDNNRAERHPSTAHMFIVNPLHKHQFNRLFATHPPTEERISRLLATEIRMARQAAE, encoded by the coding sequence ATGACCGCATTGTTTATGGGTGTGGGTTATCTGGTCGGCGGGGCTTCTGGTGCGCTGATCGCTTTTGTCGTAGCGGCGGCGACAAATCTATGGGCGTGGTGGCGGTCGGACCAGGCCGTGTTGAAAATGCACGATGCGCGTCCGCTGGGGTCTAATGACAGCTACGGACTGCACAATATGACCCGAGAGATGGTCGAACGGGCGGGCCTACCAATGCCGGCCCTTTACGTGATCGATACCCCCCAACCCAACGCTTTTGCCACTGGACGCAACCCCGAGAACGCCGCCGTTGCGGTGACCGCCGGCCTGATCGGCAATCTGAGCCGAGACGAAGTGGCCGGTGTCATTGCGCATGAGCTTGCCCATATTCAGAACCGCGACACGCTGGTGATGACGATCAGTGCCACGCTGGCCGGTGCCGTGTCGATGCTGGCCAATTTCGCCCTTCTGCTGGGCGGTCGGCGGGACAGCGGTCTGGGCATTGCCGGCCTGCTGGTGATGACGGTCCTGTCACCCTTGGCGGCAGCACTGGTGCAGGCCGCGATCAGCCGGACCCGTGAGTTCGAGGCAGATTGGGACGGCGCAGCCATTTGCGGACATCCGAAATGGCTAGCCTCTGCCCTGCACAAGATCGGGCAATTGGCCGGGCGTATCGACAACAATCGCGCCGAACGCCACCCATCGACTGCGCATATGTTCATTGTCAACCCACTGCATAAACACCAGTTCAACCGACTGTTTGCAACCCATCCGCCAACCGAGGAGCGCATTTCACGGTTGCTGGCAACAGAGATACGGATGGCCCGGCAGGCGGCAGAGTAA
- a CDS encoding DUF998 domain-containing protein — MVASNPTQSVLSAPATERVELLVVCGVVGLVGAILPNIINVIASTIAEHDFIADTISDLGRGPHKWIMDLGFYVNAAGLTCLAVGAAHAHLGGARWSAGIFALLATAMVTVMLGLWDKFGTGQDLSVHTKLTFALGPLYAAGPLLMRAGVAKVDARLSVLFIASAALWLGFATAFKLAPTSYDGILEKVAVLTTLLWTVPLSLLLLRRARALTDANRRTLE, encoded by the coding sequence GTGGTCGCAAGCAACCCCACTCAAAGCGTGCTGTCAGCGCCTGCAACGGAGCGGGTGGAGCTTCTTGTTGTTTGCGGTGTCGTTGGGCTTGTCGGCGCTATCTTGCCAAACATCATAAACGTGATAGCGAGCACCATCGCTGAGCACGACTTCATCGCCGATACGATCAGCGACTTGGGGCGCGGACCTCACAAGTGGATTATGGATTTGGGTTTTTACGTCAACGCGGCCGGGCTGACGTGCCTTGCTGTCGGGGCCGCCCATGCCCATCTTGGGGGCGCTCGGTGGTCTGCGGGGATATTTGCCCTTTTAGCGACAGCTATGGTTACCGTTATGCTGGGCTTGTGGGACAAGTTCGGCACGGGCCAAGATCTCTCTGTTCACACAAAACTAACTTTCGCGCTCGGTCCCCTTTATGCTGCAGGCCCGCTGTTGATGCGTGCAGGCGTTGCCAAGGTAGATGCGCGCCTGTCGGTGCTGTTTATCGCGTCAGCGGCCCTTTGGCTGGGCTTTGCGACGGCATTCAAGCTGGCACCGACAAGCTACGACGGCATCCTGGAGAAAGTGGCCGTTCTCACCACGCTGCTTTGGACCGTCCCCTTGTCGCTTCTGCTGCTGCGCCGCGCGCGCGCATTAACAGACGCAAATCGGAGGACCTTGGAATGA
- a CDS encoding NAD(P)/FAD-dependent oxidoreductase produces MQQCPDLVVLGGGSGGLLAAKRAASYGACVVVCEPDALGGTCVNRGCVPKKMLWQTARHWTERTGLKEATETTIGDLRFDRLMSQIGGHISSLQDTFAAELEEAGITLIRAKGYLTDTQAVRIDDDVLKPGRVLLATGAKPNVIDIPGAGLLSLSDDVFRWTTLPQSLVVVGGGYIGAEFASIFSALGVKVTVVQSGERLLPGFDADAVAVVTDILGRRGVDLRFETTPTAVQAMDNGLTMELSDGVRVEAERMVCAIGRQANLAALGPGAPDMAKGESGALSVSDDFETSRAGVYAIGDVADRLPLTPVATRDGEVFADRAFGDGAEPIQLLHVARAAFTLPAVAQVGDLSGSSWSHETGSLANPILSPCIEPDNLAKTPTRDQALVGAALVGNTAPELIAPLAALVAAQEGSAAPLKDATAIHPSFSEEFVGR; encoded by the coding sequence ATGCAGCAATGTCCGGATTTAGTGGTTTTGGGCGGTGGTTCCGGTGGCCTCTTGGCCGCGAAGCGGGCGGCCAGCTATGGCGCATGCGTGGTCGTGTGCGAGCCGGATGCTTTGGGCGGAACCTGCGTGAACCGGGGATGCGTGCCGAAGAAAATGCTGTGGCAAACGGCACGCCACTGGACCGAGCGGACCGGCTTGAAGGAGGCGACGGAGACGACCATCGGTGATTTGCGATTCGACCGGCTGATGTCACAGATTGGCGGGCATATCAGTTCCCTCCAAGACACCTTCGCCGCCGAGCTTGAGGAGGCGGGCATCACTTTGATCCGAGCCAAAGGATATCTGACCGACACCCAGGCTGTCCGCATCGACGATGACGTCCTCAAGCCCGGACGCGTTCTTCTTGCGACCGGCGCAAAACCAAACGTGATTGACATTCCTGGTGCAGGTTTGCTGTCGCTTTCAGACGATGTGTTCCGGTGGACCACCCTACCCCAAAGCCTTGTGGTTGTCGGCGGCGGGTATATCGGCGCGGAGTTTGCATCCATCTTCTCGGCACTTGGCGTGAAAGTGACAGTCGTACAGTCGGGTGAGCGCCTCTTGCCGGGCTTTGACGCGGATGCAGTGGCTGTCGTAACGGATATACTGGGCAGACGCGGCGTGGATCTGCGCTTTGAAACGACACCAACGGCCGTCCAGGCAATGGACAATGGATTGACTATGGAGCTTTCGGACGGAGTGCGAGTTGAGGCCGAGCGCATGGTGTGCGCCATCGGCCGTCAGGCCAACCTTGCCGCCCTCGGACCCGGCGCGCCGGATATGGCAAAGGGCGAGAGCGGCGCATTGTCCGTGAGTGACGACTTTGAAACATCCCGGGCCGGCGTCTATGCCATCGGCGATGTCGCCGACCGCCTCCCGCTGACACCTGTAGCCACCCGCGATGGAGAGGTGTTCGCGGACCGCGCGTTCGGTGATGGAGCGGAACCAATCCAGCTGCTGCATGTCGCACGAGCCGCCTTTACGCTACCTGCGGTAGCGCAGGTCGGCGACCTGTCTGGATCGTCATGGAGTCATGAGACAGGCTCGCTGGCCAACCCGATCCTAAGCCCCTGTATAGAGCCCGATAATCTCGCAAAAACCCCCACCCGCGATCAAGCGCTCGTTGGTGCGGCTCTCGTAGGCAACACTGCGCCGGAACTCATAGCCCCGCTAGCAGCGTTAGTGGCCGCGCAGGAAGGATCCGCCGCGCCGTTGAAAGACGCAACAGCAATTCATCCCAGTTTCAGCGAGGAATTCGTCGGGCGTTAA
- a CDS encoding ATP-binding protein gives MTHLGVAGTARKRGIWIPSAFGLSIATLVGLAVWPTVVDRLVDAERQATAATLRLVAQSIERTVERFDPIPSLIADRPVLLRLLRDPENTGLGPFVNETLSQIARAVGASDVYLLDMDGQVVAASDYRGATSSIGRDLASRPDIRAAARGGAARFHGIDVETGRRVLAFAGPVTEGIDVLGVVVVRNSASALETGWAGLSQSIAIVDGDGVVFLSSQPDWVYRTLRPLTSNDKIRLAVGRGYSSERLQPLGLSQTPSLTGPTRVTIDDDATYTAESRPLGLAGWQAIVLSPLLPVQRQAALMVGVGVLAIWALVLGATIFLQRRARLAERVAYEAALRENLERRVLERTEALGREVDERRATEEKLRRTQAELVHAGKLAALGHMSAALSHEINQPLGAVKSYAENAAQYLDRGRAEEARENVKLISQMADRMARISGYLRDFARRPGDALGAVPVGDVAERALVLIGPRAGRTGVAILFDPPGTEIRAVAGALRLEQVIVNLLSNALDAVASKEMPEVSMEVAASKGLIEVRVLDNGPGLAPDIDPFEPFFTTKPAGEGMGIGLSISYNIVEDFGGRIEASNRPGGGAIFTVVLKRAEEDT, from the coding sequence ATGACACATCTCGGCGTAGCCGGCACAGCGCGCAAACGGGGCATCTGGATACCCTCGGCGTTTGGCTTGAGTATAGCCACGCTCGTCGGATTGGCCGTTTGGCCAACGGTCGTTGACCGGCTTGTCGATGCGGAACGACAGGCCACCGCGGCAACTCTCCGTCTGGTCGCGCAGTCAATCGAGCGGACAGTAGAACGTTTTGATCCGATCCCGAGCTTGATAGCCGACCGGCCCGTTCTGCTTCGCTTGCTTCGCGATCCCGAAAATACCGGGCTCGGACCCTTCGTCAATGAGACCCTGAGCCAGATCGCCCGGGCGGTTGGGGCATCCGACGTCTACCTGCTGGACATGGACGGTCAGGTGGTCGCCGCCAGCGACTATCGCGGCGCAACCTCATCCATAGGGCGTGATTTGGCAAGTCGCCCAGACATCCGCGCAGCTGCGCGCGGCGGTGCTGCACGCTTCCATGGGATCGACGTGGAGACGGGTCGGCGCGTCCTAGCCTTCGCAGGGCCGGTGACAGAAGGGATCGATGTTCTGGGCGTTGTCGTGGTGCGCAATAGCGCGTCTGCTTTGGAGACAGGCTGGGCTGGTCTCTCCCAGTCGATCGCTATCGTGGATGGCGATGGTGTGGTTTTTCTGTCGAGCCAACCAGACTGGGTTTATCGGACGCTGCGCCCGCTCACGTCAAACGACAAGATAAGGCTGGCTGTGGGCCGTGGCTATTCGTCGGAACGTCTCCAACCGCTTGGTCTTTCGCAGACGCCTTCACTCACCGGACCGACAAGAGTGACGATTGACGACGACGCGACGTATACCGCCGAAAGCCGTCCGCTGGGACTTGCGGGGTGGCAGGCGATCGTCCTCAGTCCGTTGTTGCCTGTTCAGCGTCAAGCTGCCCTGATGGTGGGCGTTGGCGTCCTGGCCATCTGGGCCCTTGTCTTGGGGGCTACAATCTTCCTGCAACGACGCGCCCGCCTGGCAGAGCGTGTGGCTTACGAAGCCGCCTTGCGCGAAAACCTTGAGCGCCGGGTCTTGGAGCGCACCGAGGCACTTGGCCGCGAGGTAGACGAGCGGCGCGCAACTGAGGAGAAGCTGCGGCGAACGCAAGCGGAGTTGGTACATGCAGGCAAACTGGCAGCGCTTGGTCATATGTCCGCGGCCCTCAGCCATGAGATCAACCAGCCACTTGGAGCGGTCAAATCCTATGCCGAAAATGCAGCCCAGTATCTCGACCGCGGACGCGCTGAAGAGGCCCGAGAGAACGTCAAGCTGATCTCGCAAATGGCGGATCGTATGGCGCGCATCTCGGGGTATCTGCGCGACTTCGCACGGCGGCCCGGAGACGCATTGGGCGCCGTGCCGGTGGGCGATGTGGCCGAGCGTGCGCTCGTCCTGATCGGTCCGCGCGCCGGGCGCACGGGCGTGGCCATCTTGTTTGACCCACCGGGAACCGAGATCCGTGCGGTGGCAGGTGCGCTTCGGCTGGAGCAAGTGATCGTGAACCTTTTGTCGAATGCGCTTGACGCGGTTGCCAGCAAGGAGATGCCAGAGGTTTCCATGGAGGTCGCCGCCTCGAAAGGGCTCATCGAGGTGCGCGTCCTCGACAATGGCCCCGGGCTCGCACCGGACATCGACCCGTTCGAGCCGTTCTTCACCACCAAGCCAGCGGGTGAAGGCATGGGGATCGGACTTTCGATCTCTTACAACATCGTCGAGGATTTCGGGGGACGCATCGAAGCGTCAAACCGCCCGGGCGGTGGAGCCATCTTCACAGTGGTCCTGAAGCGTGCGGAGGAAGATACATGA
- a CDS encoding sigma-54 dependent transcriptional regulator: MTEQVLFVDDEAHLRHAAEQSFDLADMTFASFECGSAMLKALDPAFDGVIVTDIRMPEMNGMEVLDRVLAIDAEIPVILLTGHGDVSLAVQAMQCGAHDFLEKPFDPARLVASARRAIESRRLVLENRSLRDRVARGEPTMSRLVGPSAAMEALRARLSSIATTDADVLIEGQTGTGKAIAARSIHDGSARRAGPYVEINCASLPEAMIESELFGHEAGAFPGALRARYGKLQHAQRGTLVLDEIDSLPVALQGKLLHVLQDRTVTPLGSNEAIPLDLRVVAVAKEGLAARAEGGSFRSDLYYRLAVAKVRMPPLSERPEDVPHLFVAMLAEAAARHGCDAPSVPPALLHALAGREWPGNVRQLGNVAERHLLGLETYTLTTGEGGTLAERMEGYERGILGAALAAHGGKLRDVYEALGLSRKTLYEKLRRHGLDREDYVDRD; the protein is encoded by the coding sequence ATGACCGAACAGGTCCTTTTCGTTGATGACGAAGCGCACCTGAGACATGCGGCGGAACAAAGCTTTGACCTCGCGGATATGACCTTCGCATCGTTCGAATGTGGATCTGCGATGCTCAAGGCCCTTGATCCAGCCTTCGACGGCGTGATCGTGACCGATATCCGTATGCCGGAGATGAATGGGATGGAGGTGCTGGACCGCGTCCTTGCCATTGACGCTGAGATCCCCGTCATCCTGCTGACAGGGCATGGCGACGTCTCGCTTGCTGTACAGGCGATGCAATGCGGCGCCCATGACTTCCTCGAAAAACCTTTCGATCCGGCGCGCCTGGTGGCCTCCGCGCGGCGCGCGATCGAGTCTCGTCGTCTGGTGCTTGAGAACCGCAGCCTACGCGACAGAGTCGCCCGCGGCGAGCCGACCATGTCCCGTCTCGTCGGCCCGAGTGCGGCCATGGAGGCGCTGCGCGCGCGCCTGAGTTCAATTGCGACCACAGATGCGGATGTCCTGATCGAAGGACAGACGGGAACCGGCAAGGCGATTGCAGCGCGGAGCATCCATGACGGCAGCGCGCGACGAGCCGGGCCCTATGTGGAGATCAATTGCGCATCGCTGCCCGAGGCGATGATCGAAAGCGAGCTTTTCGGACACGAGGCGGGCGCTTTTCCGGGCGCGCTGCGCGCACGCTATGGCAAGCTGCAGCATGCGCAGCGCGGTACGCTGGTTCTTGACGAGATCGACAGCCTGCCAGTGGCCCTGCAAGGGAAGCTCCTACATGTGCTTCAGGATCGAACCGTGACGCCATTGGGATCGAATGAGGCCATCCCACTCGACCTGCGGGTTGTCGCCGTTGCGAAAGAGGGTTTGGCTGCACGAGCCGAGGGCGGCAGCTTCCGATCCGATCTCTACTATCGCCTGGCAGTGGCGAAGGTCCGCATGCCACCTTTATCGGAGCGTCCCGAAGACGTGCCGCATCTCTTCGTGGCCATGCTTGCAGAGGCCGCAGCGCGGCACGGGTGTGATGCACCGTCGGTGCCACCCGCCCTTTTGCATGCGCTCGCGGGGCGCGAATGGCCGGGAAATGTCCGTCAATTGGGTAACGTGGCGGAACGGCACCTTCTAGGTCTTGAAACCTATACATTGACAACAGGCGAAGGTGGCACCCTGGCCGAACGCATGGAAGGCTATGAACGCGGCATTCTCGGGGCGGCCCTGGCCGCCCATGGGGGCAAACTGCGCGACGTCTATGAGGCGCTCGGCCTGTCGCGCAAGACGCTCTATGAAAAGCTCCGTCGACATGGCCTCGACCGTGAAGACTATGTCGACCGGGACTGA
- a CDS encoding TAXI family TRAP transporter solute-binding subunit: protein MNRLTTVVAFTMLAASPTLADGDQDRTDWPQSFTVATASQGGTYFAYGSGWANLVAEELGLTGGGEVTGGPMQNMALVHTGDAQFGMTTMGPARESREGTNPIAPGLQMTNACAMFPMYQTPFSVTTLSSSGITSISEIPAGARIGFGPAGSTSDTYFPRMMEELGVEFERRNGGWSDLGGQLQDGLLDVIAFAVGVPVPAVSQLEVQTDVNIIEFTEEEQAKILDAFPVSELSIPADTYTTLEADARSVSMWNFAIANCDLPASFVNAVVDVIMSDNERMVSIHRAARSTLPENWDKNGDVLPWHPGAAAWFVENAGAEIPADQIHGN, encoded by the coding sequence ATGAACCGACTAACGACTGTTGTGGCGTTCACAATGCTGGCCGCTTCGCCGACGCTGGCAGACGGTGATCAGGACCGTACTGACTGGCCCCAGAGTTTCACCGTCGCAACCGCGTCGCAGGGCGGCACTTATTTCGCCTATGGCTCGGGCTGGGCGAATCTCGTGGCCGAAGAACTTGGTCTTACCGGCGGTGGCGAGGTGACCGGCGGCCCGATGCAGAACATGGCTCTTGTGCACACGGGCGACGCGCAGTTCGGCATGACCACGATGGGCCCAGCGCGCGAGTCCCGCGAGGGCACGAACCCGATCGCTCCGGGCCTTCAGATGACCAACGCCTGCGCCATGTTTCCGATGTACCAGACGCCATTTTCGGTAACGACCCTTTCGTCGTCGGGCATCACCTCCATTTCCGAGATCCCAGCAGGGGCGCGGATTGGTTTTGGTCCTGCGGGCTCCACTTCTGACACCTACTTCCCGCGCATGATGGAAGAGCTGGGCGTCGAATTCGAGCGGCGCAACGGCGGCTGGTCCGATCTGGGTGGCCAGCTTCAGGACGGTCTGCTGGATGTGATCGCCTTCGCTGTCGGCGTGCCGGTCCCGGCCGTATCGCAGCTTGAGGTGCAAACCGACGTCAACATCATCGAGTTTACCGAAGAGGAGCAGGCAAAGATACTCGACGCCTTCCCAGTGTCGGAACTTTCGATCCCCGCCGACACCTATACAACACTAGAGGCTGATGCCCGCTCGGTCTCGATGTGGAACTTCGCCATCGCCAACTGCGACCTGCCCGCCTCGTTTGTAAACGCGGTGGTCGACGTGATAATGTCGGACAACGAGCGGATGGTGAGCATCCACCGCGCCGCACGCTCTACCCTGCCGGAAAACTGGGACAAGAACGGAGATGTTCTGCCTTGGCACCCCGGCGCGGCGGCTTGGTTCGTCGAGAATGCCGGCGCCGAGATCCCGGCGGATCAGATCCACGGCAACTGA
- a CDS encoding TRAP transporter fused permease subunit, translating into MTTVDPQRTPNALDDQTDGPKDGLVIADGVDEEPVEGNRRLFQGNVKLVVAWIAGLYALFHMAALNGWSIGDLTGIEISYLPTFPMETWTFRIIHVAGALILGFVLYSARAFPDADRAGRHPLDIVGWTLALPALYACWTAIGFAAEIAGGTMWNGLDAGIRAAETWHFGVPLLFAIAGSILISWARPRVRDAIAPADLTLGICAAAVAIYLITIYGTTMRNATGTPFAPIGMSFAAMAGTALIMELTRRVAGLALIVIAGIFLAYVFVGDQLPGFLNAPEIQWARFFSIVYTDAGILGPTTAVSSTYIILFIIFAAFLQASKVGDYFVNFAFAAAGRARGGPAKVAIFASGLMGMINGTSAGNVVATGSLTIPLMKRVGYKPQTAGAVEAAASTGGQIMPPIMGAGAFIMAEITGIPYTDIAVAAIIPAILYFASIYFMVDFEAAKLGMRGMREDELPKFRDMARRVFLFLPIIILIAALFMGYSVIRAGAYATAAAAVVSWLTPYRMGPRAIARAFEMAGVMSVQIIAVCACAGIIVGVISLTGVGARFSSVLLDIAAANQFLALFFAMCIAILLGMGMPTTAAYAVAASVVAPGLVQLGIPMLTAHFFVFYFAVVSAITPPVALASYAAAGISGSNPMGTSVTSFKIGISAFVVPFMFFYNAAILMDGTWFEVTRAALTAVFGVFLLSSGVQGWWDGGRANPAIRVGLILVALLMIEGGWQSDLIGLGGAAALFVLARTMRPRPAPS; encoded by the coding sequence ATGACAACCGTCGATCCGCAGCGGACCCCGAATGCACTTGATGACCAGACCGATGGGCCGAAAGACGGCCTTGTGATCGCAGATGGCGTCGACGAAGAGCCGGTGGAAGGCAATCGCAGGCTTTTCCAAGGTAACGTCAAGCTGGTCGTCGCCTGGATTGCCGGGCTCTACGCGCTCTTCCATATGGCCGCGTTGAACGGGTGGTCGATCGGAGACCTGACCGGGATCGAGATCTCATACCTGCCGACCTTCCCGATGGAGACATGGACCTTCCGCATCATCCACGTGGCGGGAGCACTTATCCTGGGCTTCGTGCTCTATTCTGCGCGCGCGTTTCCCGACGCGGATCGCGCCGGGCGCCATCCATTGGACATCGTGGGCTGGACGCTTGCGCTGCCCGCGCTCTATGCATGTTGGACCGCCATTGGTTTTGCCGCGGAAATCGCTGGCGGGACAATGTGGAACGGGTTGGATGCCGGGATCCGCGCCGCCGAGACCTGGCACTTCGGCGTGCCGCTCCTCTTTGCTATCGCGGGCAGTATCCTCATCAGTTGGGCGCGCCCTCGGGTGCGTGATGCGATCGCTCCGGCCGACCTGACACTGGGCATCTGTGCCGCGGCGGTGGCGATTTACCTCATCACGATCTACGGCACGACGATGCGCAACGCGACGGGAACGCCTTTTGCACCTATAGGTATGAGCTTTGCAGCCATGGCCGGAACGGCGCTGATCATGGAGCTCACCCGCCGTGTCGCCGGCCTCGCCCTGATCGTGATCGCTGGTATTTTCCTGGCCTACGTCTTCGTGGGCGACCAATTGCCAGGGTTCCTGAACGCGCCGGAAATCCAATGGGCGCGCTTCTTCAGCATCGTCTATACCGACGCTGGAATTCTTGGGCCGACGACGGCGGTTTCGTCTACTTACATCATCCTGTTCATCATCTTCGCTGCCTTCCTGCAGGCATCGAAGGTTGGGGACTATTTCGTCAACTTCGCCTTCGCCGCCGCTGGGCGCGCACGGGGCGGTCCGGCCAAGGTGGCGATCTTTGCCTCCGGCCTCATGGGTATGATCAATGGCACCTCGGCGGGCAATGTGGTTGCAACCGGTTCGCTTACGATCCCACTGATGAAGCGGGTGGGCTACAAGCCCCAGACCGCGGGCGCCGTCGAGGCGGCAGCGAGTACCGGCGGGCAGATCATGCCACCGATCATGGGCGCTGGCGCCTTCATCATGGCCGAGATCACCGGCATTCCTTACACCGACATCGCGGTCGCAGCGATCATCCCGGCCATCCTCTACTTCGCGTCGATCTACTTTATGGTCGATTTTGAGGCCGCTAAGCTCGGGATGCGAGGCATGCGCGAAGACGAACTGCCGAAGTTCCGCGACATGGCCCGCCGGGTCTTTCTGTTCCTGCCGATTATCATCCTGATCGCAGCGCTGTTCATGGGCTACTCGGTGATCCGGGCCGGGGCCTATGCGACGGCGGCTGCAGCTGTGGTCTCTTGGCTTACACCGTATCGAATGGGGCCGCGCGCCATCGCGCGCGCATTCGAAATGGCAGGCGTCATGTCGGTTCAGATCATCGCGGTTTGCGCTTGCGCCGGCATCATCGTCGGCGTCATCAGCCTCACCGGGGTAGGCGCGCGGTTCTCGTCGGTCCTGCTTGATATCGCAGCGGCGAACCAGTTCCTGGCGCTGTTCTTCGCGATGTGCATTGCGATCCTGTTAGGGATGGGGATGCCCACGACGGCGGCGTACGCAGTGGCTGCCTCCGTTGTCGCGCCTGGCTTGGTACAACTCGGCATTCCGATGCTAACGGCGCATTTCTTTGTTTTCTACTTCGCCGTCGTCTCGGCGATTACGCCGCCCGTTGCTCTGGCCAGCTACGCCGCGGCAGGTATCTCAGGATCCAACCCAATGGGAACCTCGGTCACGAGCTTCAAGATCGGGATCAGTGCCTTCGTCGTGCCGTTCATGTTCTTCTACAACGCAGCCATCCTGATGGATGGCACCTGGTTCGAGGTGACCCGCGCTGCGCTGACAGCGGTGTTTGGTGTCTTCCTGTTGTCCTCGGGCGTACAAGGCTGGTGGGATGGCGGGCGGGCAAATCCTGCAATCCGTGTTGGACTGATCTTGGTTGCCTTGCTGATGATCGAAGGTGGCTGGCAGTCGGATCTGATTGGCCTCGGCGGAGCAGCGGCGCTGTTCGTCCTTGCCCGGACAATGCGGCCGCGGCCCGCCCCAAGCTGA